In Juglans microcarpa x Juglans regia isolate MS1-56 chromosome 8D, Jm3101_v1.0, whole genome shotgun sequence, the following are encoded in one genomic region:
- the LOC121241864 gene encoding cytochrome c oxidase assembly protein COX15, protein MFRTLGFLKRIKRPNGTYNLRKATPSTDFPEPLNGFLACQITRKCFRSLPKGYCVPSIRNMSTVASSGTVHKEGAKMLVTAGSHAQKMVGIWLFGSAAWVFSMVVLGGVTRLTRSGLSMTDWKFTGSLPPLVDEDWYHEFEKYKQSPEYKRVNRGMSIEEFKFIYWMEYAHRMWGRALGIMFALPFSYFLRKGYITLQLGLRLSALFALGAGQGLIGWWMVKSGLEEPASEYVQPRVSPYRLAAHLTSAFSIYCGLLWTGLSVVMPEPPAESVSWVRGAAKVKRIALPVSLLVAITAVSGAFVAGNDAGHAYNTFPKMGDTWIPPDVFDLKPVIRNFFENTSTVQLDHRILATATLLSIGTLWWSTRKLDIHPAVKSLIGSIVGMASLQVTLGISTLLSYVPVSLGTAHQAGALTLLTFMILLNHTVRRPSGSLLKSLPQVAKTT, encoded by the exons ATGTTCCGCACGCTAGGATTTCTGAAGAGGATCAAACGACCGAATGGGACATACAATCTCAGGAAAGCAACTCCGTCTACGGATTTCCCCGAGCCGCTCAATGGATTCCTCGCTTGCCAAATCACTAGGAAATGCTTCAGGTCTTTGCCGAAG GGTTATTGTGTGCCATCAATCAGAAATATGTCCACTGTTGCATCTTCTGGCACAGTACATAAGGAGGGAGCAAAGATGTTAGTTACTGCCGGCTCCCATGCTCAGAAAATGGTTGGGATATGGCTTTTTGGCTCTGCTGCGTGGGTGTTTAGTATGGTGGTTCTTGGTGGTGTCACAAGATTAACACGATCTGGTCTTTCCATGACTGATTGGAAATTTACTGGTAGCCTCCCTCCTCTAGTGGATGAGGACTGGTATCATGAGTTTGAGAAATATAAGCAGTCCCCTGAGTATAAGCG TGTCAACCGAGGAATGAGTATTGAAGAGTTCAAATTCATATATTGGATGGAGTATGCACATCGTATGTGGGGAAGGGCTCTAGGCATTATGTTTGCTTTGCCTTTTTCATATTTCCTTCGTAAAGGATATATTACCTTACAACTTGGACTGAGGCTCTCTGCTCTTTTTGCCCTTGGTGCTGGCCAGGGTTTAATTGGCTGGTGGATGGTTAAAAGTGGTTTGGAG GAGCCAGCATCTGAATATGTCCAGCCAAGAGTGAGCCCCTACCGTCTTGCAGCTCATCTTACATCAGCATTTTCTATTTACTGTGGTCTTTTATGGACTGGTCTTTCTGTTGTTATGCCTGAACCACCTGCGGAATCAGTTAGTTGGGTTCGTGGAGCAGCAAAAGTAAAGAGAATTGCCCTTCCTGTCAGTTTACTTGTTGCCATTACTGCTGTCTCTGGAGCATTTGTTGCTGGAAACGATGCT GGGCATGCTTATAATACTTTTCCAAAGATGGGTGATACATGGATACCACCAGACGTTTTTGACTTGAAGCCAGTAATTCGAAACTTCTTTGAGAATACATCAACTGTTCAG CTTGACCACCGAATCCTAGCTACTGCTACCTTACTTTCAATTGGTACTTTATGGTGGTCAACCAGGAAGTTGGACATACATCCTGCTGTTAAATCTTTGATTGGAAGTATCGTCGGCATGGCTTCTCTGCAG GTCACCTTGGGAATATCAACGCTTTTGTCATATGTACCTGTTTCACTTGGCACTGCACATCAGGCTGGGGCCTTAACTCTTTTGACATTTATGATCCTACTCAATCACACTGTGAGGAGGCCGTCAGGGTCCCTTCTCAAATCTTTGCCTCAAGTCGCAAAGACAACCTAG